The genomic region TGTGTAACTTACTGTCGTTTCAAAATGAGAACATTCGAGTTGTTGAGTTTCAAATACGGTTGTAGACTGTAGTGTAGCGTAAGGTTTTTAATTGGGATTGCTTTGCAGTATTTCAAAGTTAATGACCATACAATGAAAGTCATAAAACTGCGTTTAGGGTTTTTATCAATTGTGCTAGCAATTCTGAGAATGTCATGAAAGTCTCTCAGAccgatgtatatactttttttcatcaTATCACCTCATATCGAAAGTCAAAATAATATCCTAACGTCatttatgttgtgtgtttttattcGAATATTTTACAACATCAATAGACGTTCCTCAttgaaagacaagttataccaataacgagccgttgtacaaaatgtgtatgcagtcaaaagcgagtaactgctttaagtttacgagtcactcaatgttagtttcaacacgagtagttcgtaaggcgcaattaatgttcaacgcaacattgagtagcatagtttgtgtccatatggcaaatatcttataacggttagttgtttatatagtttttttatcatttcacctcaaactaaagtttgaaagttttttgctttgtacgattgaaagctagtggtgtcactcggcgttttcacggacttgtgaccgttcctcttgtctgagtacaagagaagtcgccttcccaccccagccctagcagactttgtgcattgaagcacttaatagaaatgttattgctcggtcatcggtcaggttcggtcaacgcgtgcctgcgtttctgagagagccagattaagatatttcgtgtcaccgtacgaaaataccatggtgtcgcatagcaaagcacaggcatgtcaccatgcgtgcctaccacccttccaacagcgcaacaatgtggtgttgaaaggattcccagatagtgtcgaaagtattgacggtcataacggggacgagttgctttatagcgcctcatttcgtattgacttgcaacctcgccctagaccgctacacagctaaatgggcaggactccatctgactatcaatctcagcggtcatagttttgaaaagcgtctgcttgttaattgttggtattttggtACTTGGAATCTCTTGTGCCCAAGTAGACTTAAAATTGGTTTTATAGATCATgcaatcattaactggttggtagttctatcagtgcgcttcacacttgtggagtcttaaacccctcggccgcccaaacacagttaatgactgttaatgtttattttttgtttgattttggtattgcatagtttaaacacaaacacatacatcaatacatcaatattgctggccagcgcaataaaacaaggaaaaaaaaggtaggagaacaatctcctttagttttcatgtaaaaacataaacataaacatacacactgtcaacacttgccacttgcaacaccgagttcgtttcagtgcagaatgtacacatttttcgatcgacacacattcgcaatgttacatggattcacaaagttacatggattcacaaagttgcactgatgtccatacgcGGGCCAATGTTCgagttatcggtgcgatggacccacggttttgtcgcagctgtacgccacacgtatgtattgactactcggtgtccacatcaaggtttggatattggcactgaaaatagaaaagcaaattgtgttaaacagtaaacgatgaaagtaaacagcctgaaatgataaaaacatgcatgtgtaatataccatgtatcaaataaaatagtaaacacaaactgctaaagaaaaacacacaactctaccaactgtttaactgatacttacttttttgttttgtgttgcatgttcaggcgcctttctgtcactgctcgtctagcagtacagctgaaatgaaatagaaagcatgatcagaaactttcattgtaattgtacaacttacaatttatgtgcacaattttgcatttaagtataacatacagtaaaacaatttcaactaatactcacttttttgttgtgttgtttccacaaaggcgccttgttgtcactgctcgcctggtagtaaacctgacacgtctagtagtagagaacactcgtccagcagtaaagctgaaatgaaatcgaaagcatgatcagaaacttttgaatgtgtttgtacaacttacaatttataaacacaatattgaactgtaacagtaaacatgaaacagataacaattttacttacctatgttgtcttcgctgaaatacaaaagtcatgttcatagcaatcatagcatattaacacacaatgaatacaactcaaaacttttagtaagaaactcagtacttactttgtattttgtatccaatccctctgcggacaatcttcttcagtccacaatcgagctgaaatcaagactcaatgcatacatgtaaattttgccaaataacaaacagaactgtgaaccaaaacttgaactaaacaaaactaacttttcaactgtaatggtactcacctctggcaactgaaatcatacagacattttgcatagcacaatacatttttagttttaagataagaatgatttatgaacattttacttacacaaagcataaatatgaAAGACATgctatgataaaaaaaacaatatgtatacaaaattatacataaagaaacacaatctacttaccattgctgacctgaaattgagaaaagcacattttgtatagcacaacaatcatattcagtttttacataaatgaagtgtacttacatctgcccaactgaaatgaaaaagagcaTAGCAGAACAAAAGTcatcaaatatatttcaacatGCAATTTAAAGAAGCAAATTGTACTTACCATCAGGCAACTGAActgataaaaacacattttgtatagcagaatacaagtcatcaaaacagttcaatatgaaaattaaagaaagtttgtgtacttaccacagccatactgaaatgaaaaagaaacacattttacaatgcaaaatacaggtcatcaaaacagttcaatatgaaaggcaattgtacttaccacagccatactgaaatgaaaaagaaacacattttacaatgcagaatacaggtcatcaaaacaatattcactatgaaattatagaaagttagcgtacttaccaacaggctactgaaataaaaaaaagacattttgcatagcaggatacaagtcatcaaaacagttcaatgtgaaaattaaagaaagtttgtgtacttaccacagccatactgaaatgaaaaatatatattaagcattgcatagcaggATACAAGTTATCAAagcagttcaatattaaattatagaaagttagtgtacttaccacagccatactgaaataaaaaacaacatttagcaatgcataataatcaagacttacctagctgatcttgaatcattctctgtttctcaacttctcaCTTGTCaaaaagtctgctctgtaacgacccaccactcaaatctgaaaaatagttaagcagaACAAAGCACAACACAAACCAAAAGAGTAGTtcacttacctcatattttgtgcagagttttaacagccaattttcttcttgaaacctgtattcgtcttttttttgacccactgtggaacagtcacagcaatgtaagtctgaaacatagaagggcataacaacacaacatacaaaccagtatatttgtttcgaCTTACCTTGTGGCTACAGTCAagacacagctgctgaatttcttttctgtcacaagctgtcaaaacatctctgcaatGTTAACCTGAAACATAGTAAGaaagagaaacattttgtatacaacatagtaaacacttaccttgtttaaagagctgagttgcagcagtgattctttattgaaatcttcttcttttccctcactgcatgagagacctAAAAAATAGCATGCAAAGCAAGACACTGTTTGTATGTCTACtctgaaacagagcaaaataaagcatacatggtacttataaaacaaacacattgttccACTTACCCTTCTTCAACAGTTTAGTCACAGCAGTTGATATCCTTATTCACTGTTGAGGCTACTATGAGACCTTTTCTGCAATGCTCAGCTCCGTTCGACTGTCAAATATTCAGGTCATGtcatatctgaaacgaactaaatcaaaacatgcatagtacacaatcattgataaaatcttaaaacaattgtatgcttcatagctttgtgttgtgttttttttactatacatatcacagacaactggcgaccacaaaagagtacatacattttttgtattactcaaacattgctgtattaagctcacactcatatcaacaaaagcatttcgatacacaaagtaagtgttcaccatcatagtacatcatcagttagttcgacatcccacgtTTGCTCAGgtgtaagtactggctagcatttacccttttcagttaaccgtcacacatcagcatttcTAGACACAAGTACTGATAGATTCTACCATTGCTATCATCTTTCACATAGACttctaaatatcaaatacttGTACTCACGGTTTGGGAGCTCCCTCCAAGAAACACATCTGTACTGCTCGACATCTGGCCCTCtactgaaacaaaatattttgaaacacacatgcatgtaaaacgtttttaaacaaaaaccaacacAGAACCAAGCTGCAGCAGCTATTCTgtcttaaaattgttttatccatagctACATGGaaaacctgaaaaatagcataacatcacattatagcagaacaaataaaaaaacaacttggtcAACTTACCTTGCTTTTGTAAAGATGTGTCACAGAggtggaaatcttcttccatgtgtaaaccagtgactcgaatctgcaacaaagtaaagaacacattgtacaccTCAAATCAATGACTTAAAACTTACCCAACTTCTTGAATTGTGGTTTAGCAGTTGAAATCGTTTTTACTCGTGTCCCTTCTATTGACACCCAGTAGGAAACCATCTCTGCATGTGCAATCTGAAACATAGCAAAACACACATGGTACAAATCAAACTACCACAATTGTTACACTTACCCTATTTGAACGTTCTATTCACATCACAACAATGTTTCTCTTCTTGAATCATCTTCGTTGTTGACTGCAAGTACATCTGAAACATagaagcatgcacaaaacataccatataaaaactATTTTGTACTCACCATATGTTTGCTTTTCTGTTCATGCCAGCTTCCAAACCCATCACTGCCAACAGCATCTTTTTTTCTGTTCATGTCAGCTTTCAATCCTTCACTGCCAAACGtatctgaaaaatagtacaacAGAAACAAACAAGCATAACATATCATTAGGACAGTTTtacacaacagatatgagagctcttACAGCTACGTCTGTTCTGCTCAACTGTCCAAATGCAACTGACAGTACTTCACtgacagtatatttttttaaataattcactaacattgagtCATTCTAAccttaccttcaaggcttgttgagaAGCTTCAAAATCAAGACTGCATGGCTCCACTTTCACTCAACTGTCAAATCATCACTGCATAAGCACTCCTGGAATGTATTATagcaaaacatgcatagaacaaacattcagtcaaaagtacttaccttt from Dreissena polymorpha isolate Duluth1 chromosome 5, UMN_Dpol_1.0, whole genome shotgun sequence harbors:
- the LOC127881305 gene encoding uncharacterized protein LOC127881305 isoform X2, with translation MCFLEGAPKPFTAGRVFSTTRRVRFTTRRAVTTRRLCGNNTTKNCTARRAVTERRLNMQHKTKNANIQTLMWTPSSQYIRVAYSCDKTVGPSHR
- the LOC127881305 gene encoding uncharacterized protein LOC127881305 isoform X1, with the protein product MCSLLCCRFESLVYTWKKISTSVTHLYKSKRARCRAVQMCFLEGAPKPFTAGRVFSTTRRVRFTTRRAVTTRRLCGNNTTKNCTARRAVTERRLNMQHKTKNANIQTLMWTPSSQYIRVAYSCDKTVGPSHR